From a single Melospiza georgiana isolate bMelGeo1 chromosome 5, bMelGeo1.pri, whole genome shotgun sequence genomic region:
- the MRPL35 gene encoding large ribosomal subunit protein bL35m, which produces MAAAAAARGALAGILRRWVPRALPLSAPSARCVGHGPAPAPAPLWTPRLLGENRPRAGTPSVLSSVTPLLPSLLQQPARTLTYCSLRKGKRKSVKSVVKRFLRLHNGLWVRRKAGYKKKLWKKSAARKKRLRELVLCTRTQCKLLDKMTTSFWKRRTWYVDDPYQKYHDRTNLRV; this is translated from the exons atggcggcggcggcggcggcccgcGGGGCCCTGGCGG GGATCCTGCGCCGCTGGGTTCCCCGTGCGCTCCCGCTCAGCGCCCCATCCGCCCGGTGCGTCGGGCACGgaccggccccggccccggccccgctctgGACCCCGCGGCTGCTCGGCGAGAACCGGCCCCGGGCAGGGACCCCCTCGGTGCTCAGCAG tGTCACACCTCTACTTCCAAGTTTACTCCAGCAGCCAGCGAGGACCCTCACCTACTGCAGCCTGcggaagggaaagaggaaaagtgTGAAATCTGTGGTCAAAAGGTTCCTCCGGCTGCACAACGGCCTCTGGGTGAGGAGAAAG GCTGGTTATAAGAAGAAGCTGTGGAAGAAGTCAGCTGCCAGGAAGAAGCGTTTGAGGGAGTTGGTGCTGTGCACCAGGACACAGTGTAAGCTCCTGGATAAAATGACCACCTCCTTCTGGAAAAGGAGGACCTGGTACGTTGATGACCCCTACCAGAAGTACCACGACCGCACCAATCTCCGTGTGTAG